The Gemmatimonadaceae bacterium genome contains the following window.
CGCCAACGGCGCCCCGATCCTGGGACGCCGTGCTCACCGCTCCCGTGTGCCCCCTCCGGCCCTATGGCCGCAACCGGTACATCATGCGCGGGAACGCGATGACCTCGCGAATGTGCGGCAACCCGCAGATCCACGCCACCGTCCGTTCCAGTCCGAGGCCGAATCCGGCGTGCGGGAACGTGCCGTACTTTCGCAAATCCAAATACCACCCGTAGGCATCCATCGGCAGCCCTTCGTCCGTGATCCGCTGCACCAGCCGGTCGTAGTCGTCCTCACGTTGCGACCCACCGATGATCTCGCCGTATCCCTCGGGGGCCAGGCAATCGTCGCACAGCACCGTGCGCGGATCGTCGGGATTCTCCTTCATGTAGAACGCCTTGGCTTCCTTGGGATAATTGATCACGAATACCGGGCGGT
Protein-coding sequences here:
- a CDS encoding amino acid--tRNA ligase-related protein is translated as IYTFGPTFRAEKSKTRRHLTEFWMIEPEVAWNDSEDNMKLQEDFVSYLVARCLERRQAELHELERDVAKLASVKPPFPRLNYTDAVATLQRKGSTVKWGDDLGADDEALLVEDYDRPVFVINYPKEAKAFYMKENPDDPRTVLCDDCLAPEGYGEIIGGSQREDDYDRLVQRITDEGLPMDAYGWYLDLRKYGTFPHAGFGLGLERTVAWICGLPHIREVIAFPRMMYRLRP